A single window of Nicotiana sylvestris chromosome 3, ASM39365v2, whole genome shotgun sequence DNA harbors:
- the LOC104242891 gene encoding chaperonin CPN60-like 2, mitochondrial has translation MFRAVASSIRSSTSRKLVASRINSRRNYVAKDINFGIQARLAMLQGVNELAEAVKVTMGPKGRNVIIEKSQGNPKVTKDGVTVAKSISFKEKTKNVGADLVKQVANATNSVAGDGTTCATVLTQAIFTEGCKAVAAGVSVMDLRSGINMAVDAVVADLKSRAVMISTPEEITQVATISANGEREIGELIARAMEKVGKEGVITVADGNTLDNELEVVEGMKLGRGYISPYFVTDAKTQRCELENPVILIHDKKISDLNSLVRILELAVKRRRPLLIVAEDVESDALSMLILNKHRAGVKVCAIKAPGFGDNKRANLEDLAVLTGGEVISEERGLDLNKVQFDMLGTAKKVTVSLDDTLVLHGGGDKKLIEERCEQLRIAKEKSSAMFDKEKAQERLSKLSGGVAVFKVGGASEAEVGERKDRVTDALNATRAAVEEGIVPGGGVALLYATKCLKDLQTANDGQKKGVEIIENALKAPTFTIASNAGVDGALVLGKLLEQDDLNLGFDAAKGTYRHMVKAGIIDPLKVVRTALVDAASVSLLLTTTEAAIVDRQGEKNPLANRMPNMGDMY, from the exons ATGTTCAGAGCTGTTGCTTCATCAATCAG GTCCTCAACTTCCAGAAAATTG GTTGCCAGTAGGATTAATTCGAGAAGAAATTATGTTGCAAAGGATATCAATTTTGGTATCCAGGCACGGTTAGCCATGTTACAAGGGGTTAATGAGCTTGCAGAAGCAGTAAAAGTCACTATGGGACCAAAG GGTCGTAACGTGATCATTGAGAAAAGCCAAGGGAATCCTAAGGTCACAAAGGATGGTGTCACTGTAGCCAAGAGCATCAGCTTTAAGGAAAAGACAAAGAATGTGGGTGCTGATCTTGTGAAGCAGGTTGCTAATGCTACTAATTCAGTTGCTGGAGATG GTACCACCTGTGCAACTGTGCTTACTCAGGCAATTTTCACAGAAGGTTGCAAAGCTGTTGCTGCAGGTGTAAGTGTGATGGATTTGCGTAGTGGTATTAACATGGCCGTTGATGCTGTTGTTGCTGACTTGAAGAGCAGAGCAGTCATGATTAGCACCCCGGAGGAGATTACACAG GTGGCTACTATCTCTGCAAATGGTGAACGTGAAATTGGGGAACTAATAGCTCGAGCGATGGAAAAAGTTGGGAAGGAAGGGGTGATTACTGTTGCT GACGGAAATACCTTAGATAATGAGTTGGAAGTGGTGGAAGGCATGAAGCTTGGTCGTGGTTACATATCTCCTTATTTTGTCACGGATGCAAAGACTCAAAGATGT GAATTGGAAAATCCAGTGATCCTTATTCATGACAAGAAAATCTCAGACTTGAACTCGCTTGTGCGGATATTGGAGCTTGCTGTTAAG AGAAGGAGGCCTCTGTTAATTGTTGCTGAAGATGTAGAAAGTGATGCATTATCTATGCTTATCCTAAACAAGCATCGTGCTGGGGTTAAG GTCTGTGCCATTAAAGCTCCTGGTTTTGGGGATAATAAAAGAGCCAACTTGGAGGATCTTGCAGTTCTTACTGGAGGAGAG GTCATTAGTGAAGAACGTGGTCTGGATCTGAACAAAGTTCAATTTGATATGCTTGGTACTGCCAAAAAG GTTACCGTTTCCCTTGATGACACCTTAGTTCTGCATGGAGGTGGGGACAAGAAGCTAATTGAAGAAAGGTGTGAGCAG CTAAGGATAGCCAAGGAAAAGAGTAGTGCCATGTTTGATAAGGAGAAAGCTCAGGAGCGTTTGTCAAAGCTATCTGGTGGTGTTGCTGTTTTTAAG GTTGGAGGGGCCAGTGAAGCAGAAGTTGGGGAAAGGAAAGATAGGGTGACAGATGCCTTAAATGCAACAAGGGCTGCTGTGGAAGAGGGCATTGTTCCAG GTGGTGGTGTTGCTCTCCTATATGCAACCAAATGTCTTAAAGACCTTCAGACTGCAAATGATGGCCAAAAGAAGGGAGTTGAGATCATTGAGAATGCTCTCAAG GCACCTACTTTTACAATAGCTTCAAATGCTGGTGTAGATGGCGCCTTAGTTCTAGGCAAGCTCTTAGAACAAGATGATCTGAATCTAGGATTTGATGCAGCTAAAG GTACATATAGACACATGGTCAAGGCTGGAATTATTGATCCCCTGAAAGTAGTTAGAACAGCATTAGTGGATGCTGCCAG CGTGTCTTTGCTATTGACAACAACTGAGGCTGCCATTGTGGACCGTCAAGGAGAGAAAAACCCACTTGCAAACCGCATGCCAAACATGGGTGATATGTATTGA
- the LOC104242901 gene encoding DUF724 domain-containing protein 5-like isoform X2, with product MEESTDCSPAGTAHSIDRDCGKQGDVENVINRELNEEDKDGKLIDPKVKMVEDSVKESTKNLSDHGKLSVREDVEKQVSGSTLHDTVSEQNATNQVELTSANGMSASAGASSTTVQPCVWNSPRQSNEGPDAALSSITTPKPSLALPFQKSSTVWISLESMEIFAKFPQNPHFSPLAEHEEVKREELALQKMLKYAFLGDKISKLTIADLKNSMVINDILTCLKDLEECGFDIMQIKRPLYDLLNSERQIQFQNKFDEIKGRIRDYNLEREEAEQEISKTAMKVKDLEKELMSAKKMIEMKDQVIFVLRSEESAIRDEIRQVQLDFERTAASPFC from the exons ATGGAAGAAAGTACAGATTGTTCACCAGCTGGGACTGCACATTCTATCGATAGGG ACTGCGGTAAACAAGGAGATGTTGAAAATGTTATCAACAGAGAGCTGAACGAAGAAGATAAGGATGGGAAGCTAATTGACCCAAAAGTAAAGATGGTTGAG GATAGCGTCAAAGAAAGTACTAAGAATCTGTCTGATCATGGAAAACTGTCAGTGCGAGAAG ATGTGGAGAAACAAGTATCTGGGAGCACACTCCATGACACAGTTAGCGAACAGAATGCAACAAATCAAGTTGAGTTGACTTCAGCCAACGGGATGAGTGCTTCTGCAG GAGCTTCTTCTACAACAGTCCAACCATGTGTCTGGAACAGTCCTCGGCAATCTAATGAAGGGCCAGATGCTGCACTTAGTTCCATCACAACTCCTAAGCCGAGCCTGGCACTGCCATTTCAGAAAAGTTCCACTGTTTGGATCTCACTTGAATCTATGGAAATATTTGCAAAATTTCCACAAAATCCACACTTCTCACCTTTAGCAGAACATGAGGAGGTGAAACGAGAAGAGCTAGCTTTACAAAAGATGCTAAAGTATGCCTTCCTTGGTGATAAGATATCAAAGTTGACCATTGCTGATCTTAAAAATTCAATGGTCATCAATGACATTCTGACATGTCTCAAGGACTTGGAGGAGTGTGGATTTGATATAATGCAGATTAAACGTCCATTATACGATCTGTTGAACAGCGAGAGGCAAATTCAATTCCAAAACAAGTTTGATGAAATAAAGGGCAGAATCAGAGACTACAATCTTGAGAGAGAAGAAGCTGAACAAGAGATCAGTAAGACTGCTATGAAGGTAAAAGATCTGGAGAAAGAACTTATGTCAGCCAAGAAAATGATAGAGATGAAGGATCAAGTGATCTTTGTATTGAGATCTGAAGAGAGTGCCATTCGTGATGAAATACGTCAAGTTCAACTTGACTTTGAACGGACGGCAGCTTCACCCTTCTGCTGA
- the LOC104242901 gene encoding DUF724 domain-containing protein 5-like isoform X1 codes for MIVRFKTRRPGKVGWVDNQSGHVMEESTDCSPAGTAHSIDRDCGKQGDVENVINRELNEEDKDGKLIDPKVKMVEDSVKESTKNLSDHGKLSVREDVEKQVSGSTLHDTVSEQNATNQVELTSANGMSASAGASSTTVQPCVWNSPRQSNEGPDAALSSITTPKPSLALPFQKSSTVWISLESMEIFAKFPQNPHFSPLAEHEEVKREELALQKMLKYAFLGDKISKLTIADLKNSMVINDILTCLKDLEECGFDIMQIKRPLYDLLNSERQIQFQNKFDEIKGRIRDYNLEREEAEQEISKTAMKVKDLEKELMSAKKMIEMKDQVIFVLRSEESAIRDEIRQVQLDFERTAASPFC; via the exons ATGATAGTCCGATTCAAG ACTCGGAGACCGGGAAAAGTTGGTTGGGTAGATAATCAATCAGGTCATGTCATGGAAGAAAGTACAGATTGTTCACCAGCTGGGACTGCACATTCTATCGATAGGG ACTGCGGTAAACAAGGAGATGTTGAAAATGTTATCAACAGAGAGCTGAACGAAGAAGATAAGGATGGGAAGCTAATTGACCCAAAAGTAAAGATGGTTGAG GATAGCGTCAAAGAAAGTACTAAGAATCTGTCTGATCATGGAAAACTGTCAGTGCGAGAAG ATGTGGAGAAACAAGTATCTGGGAGCACACTCCATGACACAGTTAGCGAACAGAATGCAACAAATCAAGTTGAGTTGACTTCAGCCAACGGGATGAGTGCTTCTGCAG GAGCTTCTTCTACAACAGTCCAACCATGTGTCTGGAACAGTCCTCGGCAATCTAATGAAGGGCCAGATGCTGCACTTAGTTCCATCACAACTCCTAAGCCGAGCCTGGCACTGCCATTTCAGAAAAGTTCCACTGTTTGGATCTCACTTGAATCTATGGAAATATTTGCAAAATTTCCACAAAATCCACACTTCTCACCTTTAGCAGAACATGAGGAGGTGAAACGAGAAGAGCTAGCTTTACAAAAGATGCTAAAGTATGCCTTCCTTGGTGATAAGATATCAAAGTTGACCATTGCTGATCTTAAAAATTCAATGGTCATCAATGACATTCTGACATGTCTCAAGGACTTGGAGGAGTGTGGATTTGATATAATGCAGATTAAACGTCCATTATACGATCTGTTGAACAGCGAGAGGCAAATTCAATTCCAAAACAAGTTTGATGAAATAAAGGGCAGAATCAGAGACTACAATCTTGAGAGAGAAGAAGCTGAACAAGAGATCAGTAAGACTGCTATGAAGGTAAAAGATCTGGAGAAAGAACTTATGTCAGCCAAGAAAATGATAGAGATGAAGGATCAAGTGATCTTTGTATTGAGATCTGAAGAGAGTGCCATTCGTGATGAAATACGTCAAGTTCAACTTGACTTTGAACGGACGGCAGCTTCACCCTTCTGCTGA